In Flavobacterium sp. N3904, one DNA window encodes the following:
- the smpB gene encoding SsrA-binding protein SmpB, with product MQKIVNILNKRARFDYEIIETFTAGIVLAGTEIKSIRLGKANITESFCEFSGNELFAINTYIEEYTFGNQFNHKARSERKLLLNKRELKGLLRSVQAKGLTIVPLKLFTNEKGLAKLQIGLCKGKKTYDKRESLKEQDTKRDLDRIKKAF from the coding sequence ATGCAAAAAATTGTTAACATACTCAATAAAAGAGCTCGATTTGATTACGAAATAATTGAAACCTTTACGGCGGGAATCGTTTTGGCTGGAACCGAAATTAAATCCATTCGATTGGGAAAGGCAAATATTACTGAAAGTTTTTGTGAATTTAGCGGTAACGAACTTTTTGCCATCAATACTTATATTGAAGAATATACTTTTGGAAATCAATTCAACCACAAAGCGAGAAGCGAACGCAAATTACTTTTGAATAAGAGAGAATTGAAAGGTTTGTTGCGAAGTGTTCAAGCCAAAGGGCTAACTATTGTCCCCCTAAAATTATTTACCAACGAAAAAGGATTGGCCAAACTACAAATTGGACTTTGTAAAGGTAAAAAGACCTATGATAAAAGGGAATCGTTGAAAGAACAGGATACCAAACGGGATTTGGATAGAATAAAAAAGGCTTTTTAA
- a CDS encoding VF530 family protein has translation MEKQQSKDPLHGITLQKIVETLVEYYGFDTLGELIKIKCFNDNPSIKSSLTFLRKTDWARKEVEELFKSLKNK, from the coding sequence ATGGAAAAGCAACAATCAAAAGACCCGCTTCACGGCATTACACTTCAAAAAATAGTGGAAACATTAGTTGAATATTATGGGTTTGATACTTTGGGTGAACTCATTAAAATTAAATGTTTCAATGATAATCCAAGTATAAAATCGAGTCTTACTTTTTTGCGTAAGACCGATTGGGCAAGAAAAGAAGTGGAAGAGTTATTTAAAAGTTTAAAAAACAAATAG
- a CDS encoding aldose 1-epimerase family protein, protein MITTITNSILTAQIKHTGAELFSLKDNSNKEYIWEGNPAFWGKHSPILFPIVGTIKNNTYQYDNSDYHLSRHGFAREMDFELIDKQESSATFLLKATEETLKKYPFQFELHLIYTLENKSLKIEYKVFNNGELTMPFSIGAHPAFALPGNFENYSLAFEKEESLDYYLLDEGLISNTTNNLPLDKNELHLNYKLFENDALVFKKITSKSITILEKSKPILKVCYPNFPDLGIWTPSNAPFICIEPWYGYSDTIEKFGDILKKEGIQLLDANAVFQSAFSIVII, encoded by the coding sequence TTGATCACAACTATTACAAACTCGATTTTAACCGCACAAATAAAACATACAGGAGCCGAATTGTTTTCCTTAAAGGACAATTCGAATAAAGAATACATTTGGGAAGGAAATCCTGCATTTTGGGGAAAGCACTCCCCTATTCTTTTTCCAATTGTGGGGACTATAAAAAATAATACCTATCAATATGATAATTCCGACTATCATTTATCCCGTCATGGATTTGCTCGTGAAATGGATTTTGAATTGATTGACAAACAAGAGAGCAGTGCCACTTTTTTGTTGAAGGCGACTGAAGAAACTTTAAAAAAATATCCGTTTCAGTTTGAATTGCATTTGATTTATACCTTGGAAAATAAATCATTGAAAATAGAATACAAAGTATTCAACAATGGAGAATTAACAATGCCTTTTTCTATTGGAGCGCATCCCGCATTTGCTTTGCCGGGAAATTTTGAAAATTACAGTTTAGCTTTTGAAAAAGAAGAATCTTTAGACTATTATTTATTGGATGAAGGTCTGATTTCGAATACCACCAATAATCTTCCACTAGACAAAAACGAATTGCATTTGAATTATAAATTATTTGAAAATGACGCCTTAGTTTTCAAAAAAATAACTTCAAAATCGATAACCATTTTAGAAAAATCAAAACCGATATTGAAAGTGTGTTACCCTAATTTTCCTGATTTAGGAATTTGGACTCCCTCAAATGCTCCTTTCATCTGTATTGAACCTTGGTATGGCTATTCTGACACTATCGAAAAATTTGGTGATATTTTAAAAAAAGAGGGAATACAGCTTTTAGATGCAAATGCAGTTTTCCAATCTGCTTTTAGCATAGTAATTATATAA
- a CDS encoding alpha/beta fold hydrolase, giving the protein MRNFIFLPLIIILLLSCSSNKITPFFVFDSSNKKALYINSYDNTLKLWDVPFEETDVMTNYGMAHIIMSGPKTGEPLVLFPGTDASSTMWYPNIKELSKEYRVYAIDYPLEAGKSVSNCIKLSNKHAALFYNEIFKHFQMENINLLGVSRGGWMVTYLALQPNNGIKKIILLSPAQTFGGVANLGKVLYGINLKLFPSEKSTNKFFDVFSYCPDNINSVFKNQLYLAYKYGNSRPRLLNMLPFSEKELKTLTIPVLVLIGDHDIVNNEKIFVKVHKFVPNAETAVIKNAGHFMSIDQPVIINKKIVEFLNKNE; this is encoded by the coding sequence ATGCGTAATTTCATTTTTTTACCACTTATAATTATCTTATTACTAAGCTGTTCCAGCAACAAAATAACTCCTTTTTTCGTTTTTGATTCTTCTAATAAAAAAGCATTGTATATCAACTCCTACGACAATACATTAAAATTATGGGATGTGCCATTTGAAGAAACAGATGTAATGACCAATTATGGGATGGCACACATTATCATGAGTGGTCCAAAAACTGGAGAGCCTTTGGTCTTATTTCCTGGTACAGATGCCAGCTCGACAATGTGGTATCCTAACATAAAAGAACTAAGTAAAGAATATAGAGTTTATGCCATTGACTATCCTTTGGAAGCAGGAAAATCGGTTTCAAATTGTATAAAATTAAGCAATAAACATGCCGCATTATTTTACAATGAAATTTTCAAACACTTTCAAATGGAAAATATTAATCTATTAGGAGTATCAAGAGGTGGATGGATGGTAACTTATTTAGCCTTACAGCCCAACAACGGCATTAAAAAAATAATTTTATTAAGTCCTGCACAAACTTTTGGAGGAGTTGCAAACTTAGGAAAAGTCCTTTACGGGATAAATCTAAAGCTATTTCCAAGTGAAAAAAGCACCAATAAATTTTTCGACGTCTTTTCCTATTGTCCTGACAACATCAACAGTGTTTTTAAAAATCAACTTTATCTTGCTTACAAATACGGCAATAGCAGACCCAGATTACTAAACATGTTGCCCTTTTCCGAAAAGGAGTTAAAAACACTCACAATTCCTGTGCTGGTTTTGATTGGCGATCATGATATTGTAAATAATGAAAAAATATTTGTAAAAGTGCATAAATTTGTTCCAAATGCAGAAACCGCTGTTATCAAAAACGCAGGACATTTTATGTCTATTGATCAACCCGTAATTATAAATAAAAAAATTGTCGAATTTTTAAATAAAAACGAATAA
- a CDS encoding PAS domain-containing protein has protein sequence MSEEKEVTKRPIPIDKEVSWDKTQTIMSKTDLYGTIEYANEVFVDVCGYEDYELMAQPHNIIRHPDMPKIVFKVLWENIQKGNQFHGIVKNLAKSGRYYWVITNFEYSRDENGNIVNYIARRKAVPQDVITKHIEPLYKKLLQIEQVSGIGASEKYLIGFLEEQGLSYVDLITKLMVENEKEQQLQRAPQEVVPVEIEETESRGFFSRFFGR, from the coding sequence ATGAGCGAAGAAAAGGAAGTTACCAAAAGGCCAATCCCAATAGATAAAGAGGTGTCTTGGGATAAAACGCAAACCATTATGAGTAAAACGGATTTGTATGGTACTATCGAATATGCAAATGAAGTTTTTGTAGACGTTTGTGGTTATGAAGATTACGAGCTAATGGCTCAGCCTCATAATATTATCAGACATCCTGATATGCCAAAGATTGTATTCAAGGTGCTTTGGGAAAACATTCAAAAAGGAAATCAATTTCATGGAATTGTAAAGAACTTAGCCAAATCGGGTAGATATTACTGGGTAATTACCAATTTTGAATATTCAAGAGATGAAAATGGGAATATCGTAAATTATATCGCCAGAAGAAAAGCTGTTCCGCAGGATGTAATTACAAAGCACATTGAACCTTTGTATAAAAAACTTTTGCAGATTGAACAAGTTAGCGGAATTGGGGCGAGCGAAAAATATTTGATAGGCTTTTTAGAAGAACAAGGACTTAGTTATGTTGATTTAATTACAAAACTAATGGTCGAAAATGAAAAAGAGCAACAATTGCAAAGAGCTCCTCAAGAAGTAGTTCCAGTAGAAATTGAAGAAACAGAAAGCAGAGGCTTCTTTAGTAGATTTTTTGGGAGATAG
- a CDS encoding protein-L-isoaspartate(D-aspartate) O-methyltransferase, protein MKDTSKHQGLRNQLVSVLQQKGITDKNVLEAIKKIPRHLFLNSSFEDYAYQDKAFPIAAGQTISQPYTVAFQTQLLEIKKGHKVLEIGTGSGYQTAVLCLVGAQVFSIERQNELFKQTSALLPKLGIRPKHLSFGDGYKGLPQHAPFDSIIVTAGAPVIPQPLMAQLKIGGRLVIPLGEDIQIMTLLIRKNETQFEKHEFGEFRFVPLLEDKN, encoded by the coding sequence TTGAAAGATACCTCCAAGCATCAAGGACTTCGTAATCAGTTAGTAAGTGTCTTACAACAAAAAGGAATTACCGACAAGAACGTTTTGGAAGCCATAAAAAAGATTCCGCGTCACTTATTTTTAAATTCCAGCTTTGAAGATTACGCTTATCAGGATAAGGCTTTTCCTATTGCAGCGGGTCAAACTATTTCCCAGCCTTATACGGTTGCTTTTCAAACTCAGTTGTTGGAAATAAAAAAAGGGCACAAAGTTTTAGAAATTGGTACAGGTTCGGGTTATCAGACGGCAGTTTTGTGTTTGGTAGGCGCACAAGTGTTTAGTATCGAAAGGCAAAATGAATTGTTCAAGCAAACATCTGCTTTATTACCAAAACTTGGAATTCGACCTAAGCACCTTTCTTTTGGGGACGGTTATAAAGGGCTACCCCAACACGCACCCTTTGACAGTATCATTGTTACTGCCGGTGCGCCTGTAATTCCGCAACCTCTTATGGCACAACTCAAAATAGGCGGAAGGCTTGTAATTCCTCTTGGAGAAGATATTCAGATTATGACATTATTGATTCGTAAAAACGAAACTCAATTTGAAAAACATGAATTTGGGGAGTTTCGATTTGTTCCTTTATTAGAAGATAAAAATTAA
- a CDS encoding GNAT family N-acetyltransferase — translation MLHINFNPFPNLKTERLSLRQVNTNHADAILALRSNDEVMKYIPRPYLKNKEEALELIAMFDDKIENGIGINWGIYFHDQPGKLLGIIGYYRMKAEHYRAEVGYMLFPEYNGKGIISEALQKVVEYGFKEMQLHSIEAILDPENKGSEKVLLKNGFVKEAHLIENEFYEGRFLDSMIYSILNK, via the coding sequence ATGTTACACATCAACTTTAACCCTTTTCCTAATCTTAAAACAGAACGTTTATCATTAAGACAAGTCAATACCAATCATGCCGATGCTATTCTGGCTTTGCGTTCGAATGATGAAGTTATGAAATACATTCCGAGACCTTATCTTAAAAACAAAGAAGAGGCCTTAGAACTTATTGCTATGTTTGACGACAAAATAGAAAATGGCATTGGTATCAATTGGGGAATATACTTTCATGACCAACCCGGAAAACTTTTGGGTATTATTGGGTATTACCGAATGAAAGCCGAACACTATAGAGCTGAAGTGGGTTATATGCTATTTCCGGAATACAATGGAAAAGGAATTATATCGGAAGCTTTACAAAAGGTTGTAGAATATGGCTTTAAAGAAATGCAACTGCATTCTATAGAAGCTATTTTGGATCCTGAAAATAAGGGTTCAGAAAAGGTTTTATTGAAAAATGGTTTTGTAAAAGAGGCACATTTGATTGAAAATGAATTCTACGAAGGTCGTTTTCTGGACTCTATGATCTATTCTATTTTGAATAAATAA
- a CDS encoding 3-hydroxyacyl-CoA dehydrogenase family protein, translating to MKIIAVIGAGTMGNGIAHTFAQSGFTVKLIDVSEKSLDKGMATIAANLDRMVSKGTITEEDKAKTITNIITYTDIKDGVVGVDLVVEAATENVELKLNIFKQLNEACSHNTILATNTSSISITQIGAVVAHPERVIGMHFMNPVPIMKLVEIIRGYNTSDEVTNIIMKLSEKLGKTPVEVNDYPGFVANRILMPMINEAIETLYNKVAGVYEIDTVMKLGMGHPMGPLQLADFIGLDVCLAILNVMYDGFKNPKYAPCPLLVNMVRAGKLGVKSGEGFYDYSESKKAEKISKQFV from the coding sequence ATGAAAATTATTGCTGTAATAGGAGCAGGAACGATGGGCAACGGAATTGCCCACACCTTTGCACAAAGTGGTTTTACCGTAAAATTAATTGATGTTTCCGAAAAATCATTGGATAAAGGAATGGCAACAATAGCTGCCAATCTAGACCGAATGGTTTCCAAAGGAACTATAACCGAAGAGGACAAAGCCAAAACAATCACTAATATAATAACCTACACTGACATAAAAGATGGTGTTGTTGGCGTTGATTTGGTAGTCGAAGCCGCCACTGAAAATGTAGAATTAAAACTCAATATTTTCAAACAATTAAATGAAGCCTGTTCCCATAACACTATTTTGGCAACTAATACTTCTTCAATTTCGATTACTCAAATTGGAGCAGTTGTAGCACACCCTGAACGTGTAATTGGCATGCACTTTATGAATCCGGTTCCGATTATGAAACTGGTCGAAATCATTCGCGGATACAACACTAGTGACGAAGTGACAAACATTATAATGAAATTATCAGAAAAACTGGGTAAAACTCCTGTTGAAGTAAACGATTATCCTGGTTTTGTGGCCAATAGAATTTTGATGCCAATGATTAATGAAGCAATCGAAACATTATACAATAAAGTGGCAGGTGTTTATGAAATTGACACTGTTATGAAACTCGGAATGGGACATCCAATGGGACCTTTACAACTAGCCGATTTTATTGGTCTAGACGTTTGTCTTGCGATATTAAATGTAATGTACGACGGTTTCAAAAACCCAAAATATGCTCCTTGCCCATTATTGGTAAACATGGTAAGAGCTGGAAAATTGGGAGTGAAATCAGGAGAAGGTTTTTATGATTATAGTGAAAGCAAAAAAGCAGAAAAGATTTCGAAACAGTTTGTTTAA
- a CDS encoding DUF3575 domain-containing protein, with protein sequence MKNLIFVILIMLSIQIQSQTYIKTNIVSAFILVPNFGIETSIGKKSTFQFDVVASFWKSVNGVPKEFYTFTSEYRYHFKEKYSGFYAGANTGMTIYNFQKWNYLNTDKYEKGFGYFFGATIGYEKKISNHFMLDFFVGGGWHQGFYKGYYISSGDRYEKAVHLNKSGEWLPYRGGIMLSYKL encoded by the coding sequence ATGAAAAACTTAATTTTTGTCATTTTAATAATGCTTTCTATACAGATTCAAAGCCAAACTTATATTAAAACAAATATCGTTTCTGCATTTATTTTAGTCCCAAATTTTGGAATTGAAACAAGTATAGGTAAAAAATCAACTTTCCAATTTGATGTAGTTGCCTCATTTTGGAAATCAGTCAATGGAGTACCAAAAGAATTTTACACTTTTACATCTGAATATCGCTATCATTTTAAAGAAAAATACAGTGGCTTTTATGCTGGGGCTAATACTGGGATGACTATCTATAATTTTCAAAAATGGAATTATTTAAATACTGATAAATATGAAAAGGGCTTTGGCTATTTTTTTGGAGCTACAATTGGATATGAAAAAAAAATAAGCAATCACTTTATGCTTGATTTTTTTGTAGGCGGGGGCTGGCATCAAGGTTTTTATAAAGGCTATTATATCAGTTCAGGCGACAGATATGAAAAAGCTGTACATCTTAACAAAAGCGGAGAATGGCTGCCTTACAGAGGTGGTATAATGTTATCATATAAATTATAA
- a CDS encoding transglutaminase domain-containing protein, with the protein MKKTTILFLLLFTNFIYSQVDYTNVLNLLINNKREEARILFDKQFGKSKTTNIDLLFLDAFIDEESGKLSFDETLIKNLEKLPNSQYYIAPFINRDIVLSDISTDACNDFTYKKIDYLSSSPKFKDLPIIKYRKAVFERKRMQFEEAKKSFAAMETINDWQFCGVFENLNGSGLDIEYEPELYAKNDKLFDANSNGRIGWYNPKNVEDDAYQFFINESEYGNGIIYAQTFIDSPEKKSFLLNFGASQGLKIFLNDKEIYYNQDIKKTNLDAYTLKIDLEKGINRLLFKLSTSGGSDYFSAQVKNLDATFPIDLKYYKTFQPYTVSKTESIQAEILKLDYEQYFDDLVKKYPDNLLCKLFQFTAYESNNKTINAYEAIEGLDNKYPNSSFIASYFLRYYDLVGDEEQKKQEIIKNIEKNDINYYYATFSKILDGKWLENSSIADLEVYRDRSKKYKQRFCELMFDFMIASKKEDVAEMFKLLDDIDKDTFGNEKFKIASANLYFKLKNDKAKTISLLEDISKDKIINEVDNLLINYYNELNDKAAVEKIVKRRIKEYAYINVFRDDYIRILANENQYEQALAVVDENLSNFPYSFTNMEKKAAIYNLMKNNKEAEKYIRQSLTYNSGNGKLRKQLYDISKTPDEIDEIATKDIYKLIKSRRNSKLKGDYGVVLLLDEYLVNVFPEGGRKSRISYIYEITSESGIEKMKEYSINLDRNTILKSEIIKIDGTIVPAEVGDDVLVFANLKVGDVIYMEYERIENGTGRFYKDFNLSCYFDSDYPSTEAIFGLVSPVDCQYVTSFSNGNVVPETRKINGKNCSIWKRSTIPALALKEDYAPTPGDLTNAIEVGTIKSWADIANWYSDLVKKNLKLDKITKDTFNSIFPKGVAGLSDEEKAKKIYTYIEQNITYSSLDFRQSGYVPQKPSKTISTKLGDCKDVSTLFVALSEYAGLKSNLVLVSTNDNGFNSMRLPSLDFNHCIVQTRIDNKLVFLELTDKYLPYRMLPTSLYKANALVISFDKKENEANKLINIPFDDAIQNILKTTSVVTLDDKSKIFVNTHTIEGATKSYYNELFSDATTADVREKEIEKGYNKQLQKVISLQSVKLLSNEIFDKGLIYETTFSINENLQKVGGLKITDIPFIDKVYTRDIISTENRKFDINYFDYEANNRYESEVILNIPEDKKFSEIPESKTFLFKSQSYTLNFELIKNNSLKIKRDVTIPWDNIAPKDYLEYKKFVEEVIAAEEQIIGFK; encoded by the coding sequence ATGAAAAAAACTACTATTTTGTTTTTATTGTTGTTTACAAATTTTATTTATTCTCAAGTAGATTATACGAATGTCCTGAATTTATTGATTAATAACAAGCGGGAAGAAGCCAGAATTCTATTTGATAAACAATTTGGTAAAAGCAAAACCACAAATATCGACTTGTTATTTTTGGATGCATTTATAGATGAGGAATCTGGAAAACTAAGTTTTGACGAAACACTGATTAAAAACTTAGAAAAACTCCCGAATTCTCAATATTATATTGCCCCATTTATCAATAGGGATATTGTACTAAGTGATATTTCTACCGATGCTTGCAATGATTTTACCTATAAAAAAATTGACTATCTGTCTTCGTCACCAAAGTTTAAAGATTTGCCAATTATTAAATACAGAAAAGCAGTATTTGAGCGCAAAAGAATGCAATTTGAAGAAGCCAAAAAATCATTTGCAGCAATGGAAACAATAAATGATTGGCAATTTTGCGGTGTCTTTGAAAACTTAAATGGAAGCGGTTTAGACATAGAATATGAGCCTGAACTTTATGCCAAAAATGATAAATTATTTGATGCCAACAGTAATGGAAGAATTGGCTGGTATAATCCAAAAAATGTAGAAGATGATGCGTATCAGTTTTTTATCAATGAAAGCGAATATGGTAACGGTATTATATATGCTCAAACCTTCATAGATTCGCCAGAAAAGAAAAGTTTTTTATTGAATTTTGGTGCGAGCCAAGGATTGAAAATATTTTTGAACGATAAAGAAATCTATTATAACCAGGATATAAAAAAGACCAATCTTGATGCCTATACTTTAAAAATTGATTTAGAAAAAGGAATCAACAGATTGCTTTTTAAATTATCAACATCTGGTGGTAGTGATTATTTCTCGGCACAGGTTAAAAATCTTGATGCTACTTTCCCAATTGATTTGAAATACTATAAAACATTTCAACCCTATACCGTTTCAAAAACGGAAAGTATTCAAGCAGAAATTTTGAAATTGGATTATGAGCAGTATTTTGATGATTTGGTAAAAAAATATCCCGACAATTTATTGTGCAAATTATTTCAGTTTACAGCTTATGAATCAAACAATAAAACGATTAATGCCTATGAAGCTATCGAAGGGCTGGATAATAAATATCCAAACAGTTCTTTTATAGCAAGTTATTTTTTAAGGTATTATGATTTAGTAGGAGACGAGGAGCAAAAGAAGCAGGAGATTATAAAAAATATAGAGAAAAATGATATTAATTATTATTATGCTACTTTTTCAAAAATATTAGATGGCAAATGGCTTGAAAATTCTTCTATTGCTGACTTGGAAGTGTATAGAGATCGTTCTAAAAAATACAAACAACGTTTCTGTGAGTTAATGTTTGACTTTATGATCGCTTCTAAAAAAGAAGATGTTGCAGAAATGTTTAAATTATTGGATGATATTGATAAAGATACTTTTGGAAATGAGAAGTTTAAAATAGCTTCTGCTAATTTGTATTTTAAACTTAAAAATGATAAAGCAAAAACCATTTCGCTTTTGGAAGATATCTCCAAAGATAAAATAATAAATGAAGTCGATAATTTATTGATTAATTATTATAACGAATTGAATGACAAAGCTGCAGTCGAAAAAATCGTCAAAAGAAGAATTAAAGAGTATGCCTATATAAATGTTTTTAGAGATGATTATATTAGAATTTTGGCAAATGAAAATCAATACGAGCAGGCATTAGCAGTGGTTGATGAGAATTTAAGTAATTTTCCTTATTCCTTTACAAATATGGAAAAAAAGGCAGCTATTTATAATTTAATGAAGAACAATAAAGAAGCAGAAAAATACATTCGTCAATCATTAACTTATAATTCTGGAAATGGAAAACTGAGAAAGCAATTGTATGACATTTCGAAAACACCGGATGAAATTGATGAAATTGCAACAAAGGATATATACAAATTAATTAAATCAAGAAGAAATTCAAAATTAAAAGGCGATTATGGAGTAGTACTTTTATTGGATGAATATTTGGTAAACGTTTTTCCAGAAGGCGGAAGAAAATCAAGGATTTCGTATATATACGAAATTACATCTGAGAGCGGTATTGAAAAAATGAAAGAATATTCTATAAATTTAGATAGAAATACAATTTTAAAATCTGAAATCATAAAAATCGATGGTACAATTGTTCCAGCCGAAGTGGGAGATGATGTATTAGTGTTTGCTAATTTAAAAGTTGGTGATGTTATCTATATGGAATATGAACGCATTGAAAATGGAACTGGGCGTTTCTATAAGGATTTTAACCTATCTTGTTATTTTGATAGTGATTATCCATCGACTGAAGCTATTTTTGGGCTGGTAAGTCCAGTTGATTGTCAATACGTAACCAGTTTTAGTAACGGAAATGTTGTTCCGGAAACGCGAAAAATAAATGGTAAGAATTGCAGTATTTGGAAAAGAAGTACCATCCCAGCTTTGGCGTTAAAAGAAGATTATGCTCCAACACCAGGCGATTTGACCAATGCAATTGAGGTTGGAACCATAAAATCTTGGGCCGATATTGCAAACTGGTATTCAGATTTGGTAAAGAAAAATTTAAAATTAGATAAAATTACTAAAGATACCTTTAATTCTATTTTTCCAAAAGGTGTTGCTGGGCTAAGCGATGAAGAAAAAGCAAAAAAGATTTATACTTATATAGAACAAAACATAACTTATAGTTCGTTAGATTTTAGACAAAGTGGTTATGTGCCCCAAAAACCATCCAAAACAATATCAACAAAATTGGGTGATTGTAAAGATGTATCAACCTTATTTGTTGCTTTATCAGAATATGCAGGTTTAAAATCTAATTTAGTGCTAGTTTCAACAAATGATAATGGTTTTAATTCAATGCGATTGCCTTCATTAGATTTTAACCATTGCATCGTGCAAACGAGAATAGACAATAAGCTCGTTTTTTTAGAACTTACGGATAAGTATTTGCCATACCGCATGCTTCCGACTTCTTTGTATAAGGCAAATGCATTAGTCATTTCATTCGATAAAAAAGAAAATGAAGCAAACAAATTAATAAACATCCCTTTTGATGATGCAATTCAAAATATTTTGAAAACCACTTCTGTTGTTACGTTAGACGATAAATCAAAAATATTTGTCAATACACATACTATTGAGGGAGCTACCAAATCGTATTATAATGAATTATTTTCAGACGCCACCACTGCCGATGTAAGAGAAAAAGAAATTGAAAAAGGATACAACAAACAATTGCAAAAAGTGATTAGTTTGCAATCGGTTAAACTTCTGTCAAACGAAATATTTGATAAAGGACTTATTTATGAAACTACATTTTCTATAAATGAGAATTTGCAAAAAGTAGGTGGACTCAAAATCACCGATATACCATTTATTGATAAAGTTTATACCAGAGATATTATTTCAACAGAAAACCGAAAATTTGACATCAACTATTTTGATTATGAGGCCAATAATAGATATGAATCAGAAGTTATTTTAAATATCCCTGAAGATAAAAAGTTTTCAGAAATACCGGAGAGTAAGACTTTTTTATTTAAGAGTCAGAGTTATACTTTAAATTTTGAACTTATAAAAAATAATTCTTTGAAGATAAAAAGAGATGTAACCATTCCGTGGGATAATATAGCTCCAAAGGATTATTTAGAATATAAGAAATTTGTAGAAGAAGTAATTGCTGCTGAGGAACAAATTATAGGTTTTAAATAA
- a CDS encoding Gfo/Idh/MocA family protein, protein MLKIGVLGAGHLGKIHLRLLQQSEKYELVGFYDPNQENAEKISKEFGYKHFSTIATLIHAVDVIDIVTPTLSHYKCAKVAIKSGKHVFIEKPISNTVEEAEEIIALAKEYNVKGQVGHVERFNPAFIATKNMIENPMFIETHRLAEFNPRGTDVPVVLDLMIHDIDAILSVVKSKVKNINASGVSVISDTPDIANARIEFENGCVANLTASRISMKNMRKSRFFQKDAYISVDFLEKRCEVVKMKDAPEVPGDFDMILQNAEGVKKQIYFSNPDVEQNNAILDELESFADAINNDTTPVVTLEQATDALRVAYQIIDCFKK, encoded by the coding sequence ATGCTGAAAATTGGAGTATTAGGTGCTGGGCATCTAGGTAAAATACATTTGCGTTTATTACAACAATCTGAAAAGTATGAATTAGTTGGTTTTTATGATCCCAATCAAGAAAACGCCGAAAAAATAAGTAAAGAATTTGGTTATAAACATTTCAGTACCATTGCAACATTAATTCATGCGGTTGATGTTATTGATATTGTCACCCCAACGCTTTCCCATTATAAATGTGCCAAAGTGGCCATTAAATCAGGCAAACATGTTTTTATCGAAAAACCCATTTCAAATACGGTTGAAGAAGCCGAAGAAATCATTGCATTAGCCAAAGAATATAATGTAAAAGGTCAGGTTGGTCATGTTGAAAGGTTTAACCCTGCTTTCATTGCGACCAAAAACATGATCGAAAATCCCATGTTTATTGAAACCCATCGATTGGCAGAATTCAATCCACGCGGAACCGATGTGCCTGTTGTTTTGGATTTAATGATACATGATATTGATGCTATCTTGAGTGTTGTCAAATCAAAAGTTAAGAACATCAATGCCAGCGGAGTTTCAGTAATAAGTGACACTCCCGATATTGCCAATGCTAGAATTGAATTCGAAAATGGTTGTGTGGCCAATTTGACTGCCAGCAGAATTTCGATGAAAAACATGCGTAAATCAAGATTTTTCCAGAAAGACGCATACATCTCTGTGGATTTTCTTGAAAAAAGATGCGAAGTGGTAAAAATGAAAGATGCTCCAGAAGTGCCCGGTGATTTTGATATGATTTTGCAAAATGCCGAAGGAGTAAAAAAACAAATCTATTTCTCTAATCCAGATGTAGAACAAAACAATGCCATACTTGACGAACTGGAATCATTTGCTGATGCAATCAACAACGACACAACTCCTGTCGTAACATTAGAGCAAGCAACGGATGCTTTGAGAGTAGCGTATCAAATTATAGATTGTTTCAAGAAATAA